Proteins from one Fragaria vesca subsp. vesca linkage group LG6, FraVesHawaii_1.0, whole genome shotgun sequence genomic window:
- the LOC101310921 gene encoding B3 domain-containing protein REM5-like produces MASSVPAPAFFTVLVGGFSEKMKIPRAFVNHFNGPALCQLEGPNGNCWDVKLEEKNNDFFFHKGWKKFVKDNFLDEGDFLVFNYDGNSCFKVTIYDESACEMDIEAAKTKRSGGAQRRDDVPPGESRIIEFKSKHFCFKRTMERHRLYQLVIPITIARAKLDMGRQILELRDPKNRPWPVTVAPMEDGRLLVNKGWRDCCKANQVKVGHTIVLEFVKKHGKLHIFRDEGCDVILSGPHVVD; encoded by the exons TTGTTGGTGGTTTTTCTGAGAAAATG AAAATACCAAGAGCTTTTGTCAACCACTTCAATGGACCAGCACTCTGCCAACTTGAAGGCCCTAATGGAAATTGCTGGGATGTAAAATTGGAAGAGAAAAATAATGATTTTTTCTTCCACAAAGGCTGGAAGAAATTTGTGAAGGATAATTTTTTGGATGAAGGAGACTTTCTGGTTTTCAATTATGATGGCAATTCGTGTTTCAAAGTGACAATCTATGATGAAAGTGCATGTGAAATGGACATAGAAGCTGCCAAGACAAAGAGAAGTGGCGGTGCTCAAAGGA GGGATGACGTTCCGCCTGGGGAGTCAAGAATCATTGAGTTCAAATCAAAGCATTTTTGCTTCAAGAGAACTATGGAGAGGCACAGATTGTATCAACTG GTCATTCCTATAACAATAGCTAGGGCTAAGCTTGACATGGGCAGGCAGATTTTAGAGCTTCGGGATCCAAAAAACAGACCATGGCCTGTTACAGTGGCTCCCATGGAAGATGGCCGTCTGCTTGTGAACAAAGGCTGGCGTGATTGTTGCAAGGCGAACCAGGTTAAGGTCGGGCACACCATCGTTTTGGAGTTTGTCAAGAAACATGGGAAGCTTCACATCTTCAGAGATGAGGGGTGTGATGTGATACTCTCCGGTCCTCATGTTGTAGATTGA